The sequence CTGGAGGATGCGGCTGATGGTGGCCTGCCGGGTGTAGGCGCGGGCGGCGCCGACGGCGAGGCCGAGACGGCGTACGAAGTCCTCGATGAGCGAGGCGACGGCCTCGGGCACCTGGGCGACGCCCTCCCGGCCGACGAGGACGGTGCCGAGCGCCCGGCCGGCCGCCGTGATCCGGAAGGCGAGCGCGGCACCGTCGCGGCCACCGGGCTGCGGGGGCTCGTCCGTGGGCGGGGCCGGCCAGGGCACGGGGACGGAGACCGGCCCGGAGCCGGCGCCGGGCGGGAGGCGGAGGGGTTCGCGCTCCAGGGCGGTGCGCAGGGGCTCCGTACCGCTCTCGTCGCTGTGCCAGACCCGGGCGAGCCGGGGTTCGGCCCCCGGTCCCCCGCTCTCGGCCTCCAGCCAGATCGCGCACCAGTCGGCGAGGCGCGGCACCAGCAGCTGGCCCGCTATGGCGGCCACCAGATCCTCGTCGAGTTGCCCGGCGAGCAGGTCGGACGCCTCGGCGAGGAAGGCGGGGGCGCCCCGGCTGTCCCAGACGGCGTCATCGCGCTCGGTGCGCCGGGCGGCGGGGGCGAGGATCTCTGCGGCGCGCAGACCGCGCCGGAGGGTGTCCTGGTCGGGCGGGGCGGGCGGGGCGCTCCAGTCGTCGACGGGGAGGCGGGCCCAGACGGTCTTGAGGCCGGTGCGGTAGGTGATACCCCAGGACTCGGCGAGGGTGGCGACGAGCTGGAGACCCCGGCCGTACTCGGCGGGGTCGGGGAGAGGGGCGGGGTCGGTGGGGGCGGTTCGGGCCTCGGTGGGGGCGGCGGGAGCGGTTCGGGCCTCGGTGGGTGGCTCGGTGGTCGTAGCGGCGGGGGCGTGCGCGGGCGCGGGGTCTCCGGCGGCCCCCGGCTCGTCGGCGCCCACCGGGCGGGCCGGGTGGTGGTCGGTGACCTCCAGGACGAGGGCGGCCGAGGGCTCGTCGCCGCCCTCCTCCTCCAGCCGGAGGACCAGGTCGACCGTGGTCCCGGCGTGCACGACGGCGTTGGTGACCAGCTCGTTGGTGACGGTCACCGCGTCGTCGGCGAGCCGGTCGCTGAAGCCCACGGCGGCGGGCACCCCGAGCCCGGTCCACTCCGCGAGCGCCGCCCGCACGAACCGGCGGGCGGCGGACGGGGCGAGGGGTATGCCGGGCAGGCTGGTACGGCTGGCCAGGCGCGGGCCGTGCGCGTACCCGGCACGGGCGGTGCCGGGGCGCTGCACGGTGTCCCGCTGCAAGGGGATGGGTGCCACGGTGCGGCTCCTACGGGTCCGACGACTCCGACAGAGTGACAGACCGGACGCGCCCATAAGCGCCGAGTTACCGAAGTGGGCAGAAAATCGAGCACATTCGAACGCAAGCAGAGGTGGGATCAACCGGGAGCGAAACCGGGTTCCGTCGCGGCGATGAGCCCGCGGGCGTCCACGGGTCTGCCCCTGGAGAGACGACCGACTCATCAGGAGCAGACCATGGGCCTCATCCACATCGAGATGTTCGCGACCCTGGACCTCGTCGGGCAGGCGCCCGGCGGGCCGGACGAGGACCCGGCGGGGTTCCCGTTCGGCGGCTGGCAGGCGCCGTTGCTGGACCAGGTCACCGGGGCGCAGGTCGGTGACGCGTACGAGGGCACGGACGCCCTCCTGCTCGGCCGGCGGACGTACGACATCTTCGCCGCCTACTGGCCGCACCAGGAGGGCGGCGAGGACAACGAGATCGCCACGCTCTTCAACGGCGTCCCGAAGTACGTGGCCTCCCGCGGCAGGCCCGACCTCTCGTGGGCCGGGTCCACGCGACTCGGCCCGGACCTGGCCGCCTCGGTGCGCGAGATCCGTGACCGGCACGAACACGTGAAGGTGGTCGGGAGCCTGAACCTCGTACAGACCCTCCTGCGCGAGAAGCTCTTCGACCGTCTCGACCTCTGGCTGCACCCCATCGTGCTCGGCGTCGGGAAGAAGGTGTTCGACGGGGGCGAGGTGCCCACCAACCTCACGCTCCTCGCGCCTCCGGCAGCCGGTCCGAAGGGCACGGTGTACCTGCGCTACGGCCTCGCCGACGGCACTCCCGCGACGGGGGACATGAGCGCCCCCGATCGCGGTGCCGGAAGCTAGCGCGCTCGGTCAGGGCAGGAGACGTACGGCGGGGACGCTCGCGGCAGGGCACGCACGGCCGGGCACGGCAGGCGGGGCGCACGGCCGGACATTCACGGCAGGACGCGTACGGCAGGGCACGCACGGCGAACGGGGCGGCCGGACACCTGGGTGTCCCGCCGCCCCGCCCGCGTACGCCGCCCCCTCGGGAACGGCGGCGGCTCGCGCTACGCCTCGCGCGATCCCGCGTACATCTCGTCGATCAGCCCCTGGTACTCCCGCTCCACGACCGGCCGCTTCAGCTTGAGGCTCGGGGTCAGCTCGCCGTGCTCCACGTCCAGGTCACGCGGCAGGAGGCGGAACTTCTTGATGGTCTGCCAGCGCTGGAGGCCCTCGTTGAGGCGCTGTACGTACCCGTCGATCAGCTCCACGGTCTGCGGGGCGGCGACGACGTCCGCGTACTCCTTGCCCTCCAGGCCGTTCTCGGCGGCCCAGTTCAGGATGGTGGGGCCGTCGAGGGCGATGAGCGCGGTGCAGAAGTTACGGTCCGCGCCGTGCACCAGGATGTTGGAGACGAACGGGCAGACCGCCTTGAACTGGCCCTCGACCTCGGCCGGGGCGACGTACTTGCCGCCCGACGTCTTGATCAGGTCCTTCTTGCGGTCGGTGATGCGCAGGTAGCCGTCGGCCGACAGCTCGCCGATGTCACCGGTGTGGATCCAGCCGTCCGACTCCAGGACCTCTTCGGTCTTGTCGGGCAGCTTGTGGTAGCCCTGCATGACGCCGGGGCCGCGCAGCAGGATCTCGCCGTCGTCCGCGATGCGCACCTCGGTGCCGGGGAGCGGCTTGCCGACGGTGCCGGTGCGGTAGGCCTCGCCCGGGTTGACGAAGGAGGCGGCGCTGGTCTCGGTGAGCCCGTAGCCCTCCAGGATGTGGACGCCGGCGCCCGCGAAGAAGTAGCCGATGTCGGGGGCGAGGGCTGCGGAGCCGGAGATGCAGGCGCGCAGCCGGCCGCCGAAGGCGTCGCGGATCTTGGAGAAGACGAGCGCGTCGGCGACCTTGTGCTTGGCGCCGAGCGCGAAGGGTACGGACGCCTTGCCGGTGCGGCGGAAGTTGTCCTGGGAGACCTTGGCGTACTCGCGGGCCACCCCGGCCGCCCACTGGAAGATCTTGTACTTGGCGCCGCCGCCCGCGCGGGCCTTGGAGGCGACCCCGTTGTAGACCTTCTCGAAGATCCGGGGCACGGCCGCCATGTAGGTCGGCTGGACGACCGGCAGGTTCTCGATGATCTTGTCGATGCGGCCGTCGATCGCGGTGACGTGGCCGACCTCGATCTGGCCCGAGGTGAGGACCTTGCCGAAGACGTGGG is a genomic window of Streptomyces sp. SID8374 containing:
- a CDS encoding ATP-binding SpoIIE family protein phosphatase, with amino-acid sequence MAPIPLQRDTVQRPGTARAGYAHGPRLASRTSLPGIPLAPSAARRFVRAALAEWTGLGVPAAVGFSDRLADDAVTVTNELVTNAVVHAGTTVDLVLRLEEEGGDEPSAALVLEVTDHHPARPVGADEPGAAGDPAPAHAPAATTTEPPTEARTAPAAPTEARTAPTDPAPLPDPAEYGRGLQLVATLAESWGITYRTGLKTVWARLPVDDWSAPPAPPDQDTLRRGLRAAEILAPAARRTERDDAVWDSRGAPAFLAEASDLLAGQLDEDLVAAIAGQLLVPRLADWCAIWLEAESGGPGAEPRLARVWHSDESGTEPLRTALEREPLRLPPGAGSGPVSVPVPWPAPPTDEPPQPGGRDGAALAFRITAAGRALGTVLVGREGVAQVPEAVASLIEDFVRRLGLAVGAARAYTRQATISRILQRGLLPSKVAEIPGVTSALVYEPSDDGVVGGDFYDIFPCPGDRWCFVLGDVQGSGPEAAVVTGLARPWLRLLSREGFGVGEVLDRLNRLLLDDAMEAAEAAALMVAAAGGQQLHDGSQSRFLSLLYGEVVPLPGGGVRCTVASAGHPLPLLLRPDGSVRPAAEPQVLLGVVEDVAYESQVFDLAPGDTLLCVTDGVTERRSGPLMFDDGDGLARVLAGCAGLPAEATAERIRRAVHEFAEQPPDDDVALLVLHAD
- a CDS encoding dihydrofolate reductase family protein, which translates into the protein MGLIHIEMFATLDLVGQAPGGPDEDPAGFPFGGWQAPLLDQVTGAQVGDAYEGTDALLLGRRTYDIFAAYWPHQEGGEDNEIATLFNGVPKYVASRGRPDLSWAGSTRLGPDLAASVREIRDRHEHVKVVGSLNLVQTLLREKLFDRLDLWLHPIVLGVGKKVFDGGEVPTNLTLLAPPAAGPKGTVYLRYGLADGTPATGDMSAPDRGAGS
- a CDS encoding AMP-dependent synthetase/ligase, with the translated sequence MSDTQTLIDNRPPSVAALFIDRVAATPDGEAYRYPVPSASGEGPDDWKSLTWGQAAERVYAIAAGLIALGVRPEERVALSSATRVEWVLIDLGVMCAGAATTTVYPSTNAEESAFILADSESRILIAEDAEQLAKARERRAELPDLAHVVVIDPAGVEPAEGDPEGWIITLADLEAQGKELLAKTPDAVTERVSAITADQLATLIYTSGTTGRPKGVRLPHDNWSYMAKATVATGLITAEDVQYLWLPLAHVFGKVLTSGQIEVGHVTAIDGRIDKIIENLPVVQPTYMAAVPRIFEKVYNGVASKARAGGGAKYKIFQWAAGVAREYAKVSQDNFRRTGKASVPFALGAKHKVADALVFSKIRDAFGGRLRACISGSAALAPDIGYFFAGAGVHILEGYGLTETSAASFVNPGEAYRTGTVGKPLPGTEVRIADDGEILLRGPGVMQGYHKLPDKTEEVLESDGWIHTGDIGELSADGYLRITDRKKDLIKTSGGKYVAPAEVEGQFKAVCPFVSNILVHGADRNFCTALIALDGPTILNWAAENGLEGKEYADVVAAPQTVELIDGYVQRLNEGLQRWQTIKKFRLLPRDLDVEHGELTPSLKLKRPVVEREYQGLIDEMYAGSREA